In Pectobacterium aroidearum, the following are encoded in one genomic region:
- a CDS encoding type 1 glutamine amidotransferase has product MRVHFIVHESFEAPGAYETWAMSRGHEITFSRVYAGEKLPQDAQNIDLLIVMGGPQDPAVTIDQCAHFDSKAEQALIASAVSFGKAIIGVCLGSQLIGEALGAPFAHSPEKEIGVFPIFLTDTGTQSELFSHFGNRLNVGHWHNDMPGLTPEAKIIAYSEGCPRQIIAYSERVYGFQCHMELTPDVVELLIAHSDKELSQAEKYRFINTPEELRTHDYSEMNRVLFTFLDKLESCYCRSKG; this is encoded by the coding sequence ATGCGAGTACATTTTATTGTGCATGAAAGTTTCGAAGCGCCCGGCGCTTATGAAACCTGGGCCATGAGTCGTGGTCATGAAATAACGTTTTCCCGTGTTTATGCGGGTGAAAAACTGCCGCAAGATGCCCAGAACATCGATTTGTTGATCGTGATGGGCGGCCCACAGGATCCTGCCGTCACCATAGATCAATGCGCCCATTTCGATTCAAAAGCTGAGCAAGCGCTGATTGCCTCTGCAGTGAGTTTCGGTAAAGCCATCATTGGTGTCTGTCTGGGTTCTCAACTGATTGGCGAAGCGCTGGGTGCCCCGTTTGCCCACAGTCCGGAAAAAGAGATAGGCGTGTTTCCCATTTTTCTGACGGATACTGGTACCCAAAGCGAACTGTTCTCTCACTTCGGAAATCGACTCAACGTAGGTCACTGGCATAACGATATGCCAGGCCTGACACCTGAGGCTAAAATTATCGCCTACAGCGAAGGATGCCCACGCCAGATAATTGCTTATTCCGAACGGGTTTACGGCTTTCAATGCCACATGGAACTCACGCCGGACGTCGTCGAATTATTAATTGCACACTCAGATAAGGAATTAAGTCAGGCCGAAAAATATCGTTTCATCAACACCCCAGAAGAACTGCGGACTCATGATTACAGTGAAATGAATAGAGTTTTATTCACGTTCCTCGACAAACTGGAATCATGCTACTGTCGGTCAAAAGGGTAA
- a CDS encoding helix-turn-helix transcriptional regulator — MPVCIDKAPRHDEATGWSGTAISYQRGEVDPPHYHLEGQLLFATKGVMLVETADRRWVIPPQRALWIPPLMIHSYSILSHTELRAIYVSRSLIAECTNFTKNSQVHVINATVLLKALIAGLFTDEYNGAAKRKMALLLLEILSEAPSVPAELPMPRDERLFRAARELVFNHRWEATLMDMADIANMSERTFSRRFLHDTGFSFRMWKQRARIYTSLDLLSNDVSVKQIAYQLGFSCPAAFSAAFRSVIGTTPSEF, encoded by the coding sequence ATGCCAGTCTGTATAGATAAAGCGCCAAGACACGATGAGGCGACGGGGTGGTCAGGGACTGCCATATCCTATCAACGTGGAGAGGTCGATCCCCCCCATTACCATCTTGAAGGGCAGCTATTGTTTGCCACCAAGGGGGTTATGCTTGTTGAAACCGCAGACAGGCGATGGGTTATCCCTCCTCAGCGTGCGCTGTGGATCCCACCGTTGATGATTCATTCTTACAGTATTCTGTCCCATACAGAATTACGTGCTATCTACGTCAGTCGCAGCCTTATTGCGGAGTGCACAAATTTTACGAAGAACAGTCAGGTTCATGTCATTAACGCGACAGTGCTGTTGAAGGCGTTAATCGCGGGTCTGTTTACTGATGAATACAACGGTGCGGCTAAGCGAAAAATGGCGCTTTTACTACTGGAAATTCTTAGTGAAGCGCCATCCGTGCCTGCGGAACTCCCTATGCCACGTGATGAACGTTTATTTCGTGCCGCAAGGGAACTGGTGTTCAACCATCGGTGGGAAGCGACCTTAATGGACATGGCTGATATTGCGAATATGTCGGAACGTACTTTTTCCCGCCGTTTTTTACATGACACAGGTTTCAGCTTCAGAATGTGGAAACAGAGAGCCAGAATATATACATCATTAGACCTTCTCTCTAATGATGTATCCGTTAAACAGATCGCCTACCAACTCGGCTTTTCCTGTCCTGCGGCTTTTTCTGCTGCATTTCGTTCCGTGATAGGGACAACCCCAAGCGAGTTCTAA
- a CDS encoding GNAT family N-acetyltransferase, giving the protein MLIKAAIPANATELEQIYSLSFESNASFFPDNMEEEDDEGEDDFSFESAIMMPDKTVLGLWVKDRLIGGAVISGNSIGIHTLARLFILPEEQGKGYGLHAWMEIEKMYPDAKEWTLRTPTCLINNVCFYVNKCGFTIVRVEDMGNDGVGMYVFSKKAS; this is encoded by the coding sequence ATGCTCATTAAAGCAGCTATTCCTGCTAATGCTACAGAACTTGAACAAATCTATTCATTATCGTTTGAATCAAACGCCTCTTTTTTTCCTGATAATATGGAGGAAGAAGATGACGAGGGAGAAGATGATTTTTCATTTGAGTCCGCAATAATGATGCCTGACAAAACAGTGCTGGGATTATGGGTAAAGGATCGCCTCATCGGCGGTGCTGTTATTTCCGGCAATTCTATAGGAATACACACCCTTGCCAGATTATTCATTCTGCCTGAAGAACAGGGCAAAGGTTACGGTTTGCATGCATGGATGGAAATTGAAAAAATGTATCCTGACGCTAAAGAATGGACACTGAGAACCCCGACATGCCTGATTAATAACGTGTGTTTTTACGTAAATAAGTGCGGTTTTACCATTGTGCGCGTCGAGGACATGGGAAATGATGGGGTTGGCATGTACGTTTTCTCGAAGAAAGCGAGCTAA
- a CDS encoding helix-turn-helix transcriptional regulator, which yields MAVEVHLDKLLVEKKMTSRALAAFVGITEQNLSLLKSGKVKGIRFDTLAKICEALQCQPGDIISWKPDSPPAVSDDTL from the coding sequence ATGGCTGTCGAGGTTCATCTGGACAAATTGTTGGTAGAGAAGAAGATGACGTCCAGAGCGCTGGCAGCCTTTGTGGGGATCACCGAGCAGAACCTGTCGCTACTTAAGTCTGGGAAGGTTAAAGGTATTCGTTTTGATACGCTGGCGAAAATTTGCGAGGCGCTGCAGTGCCAGCCCGGCGATATTATCTCCTGGAAACCGGATAGCCCGCCAGCCGTGTCGGATGACACGCTCTGA
- a CDS encoding DUF2975 domain-containing protein, with the protein MKGVRNKLSLALIAGVLPLFLILVLITPLWMYFTGESFFISSMLKFAEAQSDNLPITTVSPLRQMLLLAIIYFPAGLFAFAIWQGMRVTRLVRQKQILTQALARSVRKIAMVMLSLGIVLPVCRFLIPLVVWWPEHYYQATLLIGDVVLLLAGGLLLVTFHSLLEGIRAEEENKEFI; encoded by the coding sequence GTGAAAGGTGTGCGAAATAAACTCAGTCTGGCGCTCATCGCAGGGGTGCTGCCGTTATTTCTCATTCTGGTGTTAATTACACCGCTGTGGATGTATTTCACTGGTGAGTCATTTTTTATTTCCAGTATGCTTAAGTTCGCCGAGGCTCAGAGCGATAATCTACCGATCACGACGGTTTCGCCGCTTCGCCAGATGCTATTACTGGCAATTATCTATTTCCCGGCAGGGTTGTTCGCTTTTGCTATCTGGCAGGGTATGAGAGTCACGCGACTGGTACGCCAAAAACAGATCCTCACTCAGGCACTGGCACGCAGTGTCCGCAAAATTGCGATGGTGATGCTAAGTCTGGGGATCGTGTTGCCGGTGTGCCGCTTTTTGATCCCTCTGGTGGTTTGGTGGCCGGAACATTACTACCAGGCCACTCTGTTGATTGGGGATGTTGTTCTGCTCTTAGCAGGCGGCTTGTTACTTGTGACGTTTCACTCCCTCCTCGAGGGGATCAGAGCGGAAGAAGAAAATAAGGAGTTTATCTGA
- a CDS encoding serine hydrolase domain-containing protein — MNRQYVRSRARLLAAGTVFMSLITAGIYLQPGFSTPSQHQEGDATVVSFLTPLLRGSRSSVAAAFITPRGVQYALWNSDYAKQYEIASLTKTMTSSLLIEAQRRGETTAQTRVGELVPEITGPASDITLAQLASHRSGLPPLATSLRQKIQVLKAIILRDNFWDYDEETLIDMVNNTSVKRPAGFDYSNTGYALLGLALARASHQPFATLLQTRIFAQAQMTGSVVASDSTRDTPAFSHGWSASGLSEAPWVLHAFTPAAGVRSTIVDMANYAQVLLAGKLAGSEAMSPQFATDDPDSRVGYAWFTTRIQGRDITWHDGESSGFATAIAFDLQRKSAVVILSDTAWPVIGPAIRLLLTQPSSETEAHRELD; from the coding sequence ATGAACAGGCAATATGTGCGCAGTCGTGCGCGATTGTTAGCCGCAGGCACGGTTTTTATGTCGCTGATTACCGCGGGCATCTACCTGCAACCGGGTTTTAGTACACCTTCTCAGCACCAGGAGGGAGATGCAACGGTGGTATCGTTTTTAACGCCATTACTGAGGGGATCACGGAGCAGCGTTGCCGCCGCATTTATCACCCCGCGAGGCGTACAGTACGCCCTGTGGAACAGTGATTATGCAAAACAGTATGAGATCGCCAGTCTCACCAAAACCATGACCAGCAGTCTGCTGATTGAGGCGCAGCGGCGTGGCGAAACTACCGCGCAAACCCGTGTAGGAGAACTCGTCCCGGAAATCACTGGTCCAGCGAGCGACATTACACTTGCACAACTGGCGTCACATCGCTCCGGCCTGCCACCACTAGCGACATCATTACGACAGAAAATTCAGGTACTCAAGGCAATTATCCTGCGTGACAATTTTTGGGATTACGATGAAGAGACATTAATAGATATGGTGAATAATACCAGCGTCAAAAGGCCCGCCGGGTTTGATTACTCCAATACTGGTTACGCTCTGCTGGGACTGGCGCTGGCGCGTGCATCACATCAACCTTTTGCCACTTTGCTGCAAACGCGGATTTTTGCGCAGGCGCAAATGACAGGATCCGTCGTCGCCAGTGATTCGACACGCGACACGCCCGCATTCAGCCACGGTTGGTCAGCTTCCGGACTCAGCGAAGCGCCGTGGGTATTGCACGCATTTACCCCTGCCGCAGGTGTGCGATCGACCATTGTCGATATGGCAAATTATGCTCAGGTGTTACTGGCAGGAAAACTCGCAGGGAGCGAAGCGATGTCGCCGCAATTTGCCACCGACGATCCCGATTCACGCGTTGGCTATGCCTGGTTTACCACCCGCATACAGGGGCGAGATATCACCTGGCATGACGGAGAATCCTCGGGGTTCGCGACCGCTATCGCCTTCGATCTGCAGCGTAAAAGCGCCGTTGTGATCCTCTCTGACACCGCATGGCCGGTGATTGGCCCGGCAATACGGTTGTTGCTAACCCAGCCATCTTCTGAAACAGAGGCACACCGTGAACTGGATTGA